The following proteins are co-located in the Leptodactylus fuscus isolate aLepFus1 chromosome 8, aLepFus1.hap2, whole genome shotgun sequence genome:
- the TUFM gene encoding elongation factor Tu, mitochondrial: protein MAGRVVLSACRSAVFSRLPAHSLRIATWPNPATRFCPLLYRNYATEAKKTYSREKPHVNIGTIGHVDHGKTTLTAAITKILAEAGGAQFKKYEEIDNAPEEKARGITINASHVEYTTANRHYAHTDCPGHADYVKNMITGTSQMDGCILVVAATDGQMPQTREHMLLAKQIGVKHIVVYINKADAVDDKEMLDLVELEIRELLSEFGYDGENTPVVVGSALCALENRNQEIGLDSIMKLLDAIDSYIPIPERDLDKPFLLPVESVYSIPGRGTVVTGTLERGTIKKGDECEFVGRSKHLKSVVTGIEMFHKSLDRAEAGDNLGALVRGLKREDVRRGMVMCKPGSIRPHQKVQAQVYILSKEEGGRHKPFVSNFLPVMFSLTWDMSCRITLPEGKEMVMPGEDSSLIMTLRQPMVLEKGQRFTLRDGNKTIGTGIVTDILEMTKQDEEGWAS, encoded by the exons ATGGCGGGCCGTGTGGTGCTGTCTGCATGCAGATCTGCCG TtttcagccggctcccagctcACAGTCTTCGCATTGCG ACATGGCCCAACCCTGCTACTcgcttctgccccctgctgtacagAAACTATGCCACAGAAGCTAAAAAGACCTACTCCCGGGAGAAGCCCCATGTCAACATCGGAACAATAGGGCACGTAGACCATGGCAAGACCACACTGACAGCCGCCATCACCAAGA tccTGGCAGAGGCCGGAGGGGCCCAGTTTAAGAAATATGAAGAAATTGACAATGCCCCAGAAGAGAAGGCCCGAGGGATCACCATTAATGCGTCACATGTAGAATACACCACCGCCAACCGCCACTATGCACACACGGACTGCCCGGGCCATGCTGATTATGTGAAG AACATGATCACAGGGACCTCCCAGATGGACGGTTGTATCCTGGTCGTAGCTGCCACAGATGGGCAGATGCCACAGACCCGGGAACACATGCTGCTGGCTAAACAG ATTGGGGTGAAGCACATCGTAGTCTACATCAACAAGGCCGATGCTGTGGATGACAAAGAGATGCTGGACCTAGTAGAGCTAGAGATTCGAGAACTACTGTCAGAGTTTGGGTACGACGGCGAGAACACCCCTGTTGTGGTCGGATCTGCCTTGTGTGCCCTCGAG AACCGCAATCAGGAGATCGGCCTGGACTCCATCATGAAGCTCCTGGACGCCATTGACAGTTACATTCCCATCCCTGAGCGGGACCTGGACAAGCCTTTCCTGCTGCCGGTGGAGTCCGTCTACTCTATTCCAG GTCGGGGCACAGTGGTGACCGGGACACTGGAGCGCGGCACCATCAAGAAGGGAGACGAATGCGAGTTTGTTGGGCGCAGTAAACACCTGAAGTCTGTGGTTACAG GCATTGAGATGTTCCATAAGAGTCTGGACAGGGCAGAGGCCGGCGATAACCTCGGGGCTCTGGTCAGAGGGTTAAAGAGAGAAGATGTCCGGCGAGGAATGGTGATGTGCAAACCGGGCTCCATCAGACCTCACCAGAAGGTTCAGGCTCAG GTCTACATCCTCAGCAAAGAGGAAGGAGGGCGCCACAAGCCTTTTGTCAGCAACTTCCTGCCCGTGATGTTCTCCCTGACATGGGACATGTCCTGTCGTATCACGCTGCCTGAGGGCAAG GAGATGGTCATGCCCGGGGAAGACTCCAGCCTGATTATGACCCTGCGGCAGCCCATGGTACTGGAGAAGGGACAACGTTTCACTCTGCGAGATGGGAACAAGACCATCGGCACCGGCATTGTAACAGACATCTTGGAGATGACGAAACAGGATGAGGAGGGCTGGGCGTCCTGA
- the ATXN2L gene encoding ataxin-2-like protein isoform X1, with product MIKQQPSQANRKPATTAAAAMAVSTPGNGSPGSPNGNLPPAGSRSQERTGAGRGRSIVKGLQPPVFEGVYNNSRMLHFLTAVVGSTCDVKVKNGTTYQGIFKTLSSKFELAVDAVHKKTSDQASGPKREDIVDTMIFKNSDVMHVHFRNVDFSYATKDKFTDSAIATNSKVNGEHKEKVLMRWDGGETNSDDFDLESDLVSTGDKSNGWDANEMFKFNEDNYGVKTTYDSSLSSYTVPLEKDNSEEFRQREARATQLAREIESSPQYRARIAIENDELRTEEEKHSAVLRPSSDRDSPSLSSRDGKYNPLPQRVRDGSRGALRTNSSRGRAGMGMGSRTTPQHYPESSSSPVPEQRGINGGPSRMSPKSQRPIRSTKPLSTPSSRPIEVSTSPSAASRVYTPLSPKSASSASSMDSSSQSSTPDPRPAVESGISTKPASPKNVTSSLLGEGKDAQASVKEPSRTVEQSSPCDAAKPPCKVLQTEQKRNQLDELRKFGAEFRLQASPCPEASVESLPLRQREHLESKVSPVDPGHTEAPESRDLGQKIPEVVEETKEERVCESSERQEEVASPASKTEPEEKEEQVVCDQVKKSTLNPNAKEFNPAKSLLAVNKATSTPTSPGPRNHSSTTTIPMLTAGQSGVYSPYISYIPPIHMSPAVQAPQMYPYPVSNSVPGQQGKYRTKGPPPRSDQPNTAPPIMQAAAAAGPPLVAATPYPSYISYSPQQFPGQPTMMQPMAHYPSQPVFAQMLQGNPRMIASGNHPQALVSSSNPQYQPTEQPTPQTLYATVHQSYSHHAPQLHPQPASTPTQSQQQSQHANPSPVQHQAGQPPHLGSGQPQQNLYHTAALTATPPSLTPGPTAQSPQSTYPQQAVYAIHAHQQLQHGYTNMSHVAQAHVQTGITGAPPPHPGAPHPPHPGAPHPTPVMLLHPSQTHGGPPQAAVSQTGVSTPSPYTYIPHPQVQSHPSQQLPFHPPGN from the exons ATGATCAAGCAGCAGCCGTCTCAGGCTAACCGCAAACCTGCCACCACAGCGGCGGCGGCTATGGCTGTGTCTACGCCAGGAAACGGCTCTCCTGGGAGCCCCAATGGTAACCTACCCCCGGCCGGGAGCCGGAGCCAAGAAAGGACGGGAGCTGGCAG GGGTCGGAGCATAGTGAAGGGTCTCCAGCCTCCG GTCTTTGAGGGCGTCTATAATAATTCTagaatgctgcattttttaactGCTGTAGTG GGCTCAACGTGTGACGTAAAGGTGAAAAATGGGACCACATACCAAGGCATCTTCAAGACCTTGAGCTCTAAG TTTGAGCTGGCCGTCGATGCCGTACACAAGAAGACAAGCGACCAGGCCTCAGGGCCGAAGCGCGAGGATATTGTGGACACCATGATTTTTAAAAATAGCGATGTGATGCATGTCCACTTCCGCAACGTAGATTTCAGCTACGCCACAAAAG ATAAGTTTACGGATTCTGCTATTGCAACGAACTCCAAAGTGAATGGTGAGCACAAGGAGAAGGTGCTGATGCGCTGGGACGGTGGAGAAACCAACAGCGATGACTTTGACCTGGAGTCCGATCTGGTGAGCACTGGGGACAAG TCTAATGGTTGGGATGCAAACGAGATGTTTAAGTTTAACGAAGATAACTATGGAGTGAAGACGACGTATGACAGCAGCCTGTCCTCTTACAC GGTCCCTCTAGAGAAGGACAACTCTGAGGAATTCAGGCAGCGAGAAGCACGTGCCACCCAGCTGGCCCGGGAGATTGAGTCAAGCCCGCAGTACAGGGCACGGATAGCCATAGAGAATGATGAGTTgcggacagaggaggagaagcaCAGTGCTGTTCTGAGGCCTAGCTCTGACCGTGACAGCCCCAGCCTCAGCTCTAG AGATGGAAAATACAATCCTCTACCACAGAGGGTCAGAGATGGATCGCGGGGAGCTCTCCGAACAAACTCCTCCAGAGGCAGGGCCGGAATGGGAATGGGTTCACGAACAACACCTCAGCATTACCCGGAATCTAGCTCCAGCCCTGTTCCTGAACAGCGGGGCATCAATGGAG GACCTTCAAGGATGTCTCCTAAATCTCAGCGCCCTATCCGGTCTACTAAGCCTTTGTCCACTCCGTCCAGTCGTCCTATAGAAGTGTCTACTTCCCCATCAG CTGCCTCCAGGGTGTACACCCCGCTGtctccaaaatctgcctcctctGCCAGTTCCATGGATTCATCTTCTCAGTCATCAACCCCGGATCCCCGACCTGCTGTGGAGAGCGGCATCTCCACCAAGCCCGCGTCTCCAAAGAATGTCACTTCCAGCTTACTAGGAGAAG GCAAAGATGCTCAAGCATCTGTCAAAGAGCCAAGCAGGACCGTGGAGCAGAGCTCCCCATGTGACGCTGCCAAGCCACCATGCAAAG TGTTGCAAACTGAGCAGAAAAGGAATCAGCTGGATGAACTACGCAAATTTGGAGCTGAATTCCGG CTTCAAGCAAGTCCTTGCCCAGAGGCCTCGGTAGAATCCCTGCCATTAAGACAGAGGGAACATTTAGAAAGTAAAGTCTCCCCAGTGGATCCTGGTCACACTGAGGCACCCGAATCGCGCGACCTGGGACAGAAAATTCCTGAAGTGGTTGAAGAGACCAAAGAGGAGCGCGTATGTGAGAGCAGTGAGCGCCAGGAAGAAGTGGCCAGTCCTGCCAGCAAAACGGAACctgaggagaaggaggagcaagTGGTGTGCGA ccaaGTGAAGAAATCTACTTTGAATCCTAATGCTAAGGAATTTAATCCTGCGAAGTCGCTCCTGGCTGTG AACAAAGCAACTAGCACCCCTACATCTCCAGGCCCTAGAAACCATTCCTCCACTACTACAATCCCGATGCTGACTGCTGGCCAGAGTGGTGTCTACAGCCCGTACATCTCATACATCCCGCCGATCCATATGAGCCCAGCCGTTCAG gctccCCAGATGTATCCATACCCGGTGTCTAACTCTGTGCCCGGCCAGCAGGGAAAATATAGGACAAAAG GTCCTCCCCCGCGATCTGACCAGCCCAACACCGCTCCTCCCATCATGCAGGCGGCAGCTGCAGCTGGTCCTCCCCTTGTGGCGGCTACACCTTACCCTTCCTATATCTCCTATAGCCCCCAACAATTCCCTGGACAGCCAACAATGATGCAGCCCATGGCTCATTATCCCTCCCAG CCGGTATTTGCTCAGATGCTGCAGGGTAATCCTCGTATGATCGCCTCTGGGAATCATCCACAAGCCTTAGTATCATCATCTAATCCCCAGTACCAGCCCACAGAGCAACCTACACCCCAAACTCTATATG CAACGGTCCACCAGTCTTACTCCCATCATGCACCTCAGCTGCACCCACAGCCGGCTAGCACCCCTACCCAGAGCCAGCAGCAGTCTCAGCATGCCAACCCTAGCCCTGTGCAG CACCAGGCTGGCCAACCTCCACACCTAGGCAGTGGTCAGCCCCAACAGAACTTGTACCACACAGCAGCCTTGACTGCAACGCCTCCCTCCCTGACCCCTGGACCCACAGCTCAGTCCCCTCAGAGCACCTACCCCCAGCAGGCCGTGTATGCAATTCATGCCCACCAGCAGCTGCAGCATGGCTACACAAACATGTCTCATGTGGCTCAG GCACATGTACAGACTGGAATAACTGGTGCCCCTCCTCCCCATCCTGGTGCCCCTCACCCACCACATCCTGGTGCCCCTCATCCAACTCCTGTCATGCTTCTGCACCCTTCACAGACACATGGAGGCCCTCCACAAGCAGCAGTTTCACAGACTGGTGTATCCACACCttctccatatacatatataccacacCCCCAAG TTCAGTCACATCCGTCCCAGCAACTCCCGTTTCATCCTCCTGGTAACTGA
- the ATXN2L gene encoding ataxin-2-like protein isoform X2: MIKQQPSQANRKPATTAAAAMAVSTPGNGSPGSPNGNLPPAGSRSQERTGAGRGRSIVKGLQPPVFEGVYNNSRMLHFLTAVVGSTCDVKVKNGTTYQGIFKTLSSKFELAVDAVHKKTSDQASGPKREDIVDTMIFKNSDVMHVHFRNVDFSYATKDKFTDSAIATNSKVNGEHKEKVLMRWDGGETNSDDFDLESDLSNGWDANEMFKFNEDNYGVKTTYDSSLSSYTVPLEKDNSEEFRQREARATQLAREIESSPQYRARIAIENDELRTEEEKHSAVLRPSSDRDSPSLSSRDGKYNPLPQRVRDGSRGALRTNSSRGRAGMGMGSRTTPQHYPESSSSPVPEQRGINGGPSRMSPKSQRPIRSTKPLSTPSSRPIEVSTSPSAASRVYTPLSPKSASSASSMDSSSQSSTPDPRPAVESGISTKPASPKNVTSSLLGEGKDAQASVKEPSRTVEQSSPCDAAKPPCKVLQTEQKRNQLDELRKFGAEFRLQASPCPEASVESLPLRQREHLESKVSPVDPGHTEAPESRDLGQKIPEVVEETKEERVCESSERQEEVASPASKTEPEEKEEQVVCDQVKKSTLNPNAKEFNPAKSLLAVNKATSTPTSPGPRNHSSTTTIPMLTAGQSGVYSPYISYIPPIHMSPAVQAPQMYPYPVSNSVPGQQGKYRTKGPPPRSDQPNTAPPIMQAAAAAGPPLVAATPYPSYISYSPQQFPGQPTMMQPMAHYPSQPVFAQMLQGNPRMIASGNHPQALVSSSNPQYQPTEQPTPQTLYATVHQSYSHHAPQLHPQPASTPTQSQQQSQHANPSPVQHQAGQPPHLGSGQPQQNLYHTAALTATPPSLTPGPTAQSPQSTYPQQAVYAIHAHQQLQHGYTNMSHVAQAHVQTGITGAPPPHPGAPHPPHPGAPHPTPVMLLHPSQTHGGPPQAAVSQTGVSTPSPYTYIPHPQVQSHPSQQLPFHPPGN; this comes from the exons ATGATCAAGCAGCAGCCGTCTCAGGCTAACCGCAAACCTGCCACCACAGCGGCGGCGGCTATGGCTGTGTCTACGCCAGGAAACGGCTCTCCTGGGAGCCCCAATGGTAACCTACCCCCGGCCGGGAGCCGGAGCCAAGAAAGGACGGGAGCTGGCAG GGGTCGGAGCATAGTGAAGGGTCTCCAGCCTCCG GTCTTTGAGGGCGTCTATAATAATTCTagaatgctgcattttttaactGCTGTAGTG GGCTCAACGTGTGACGTAAAGGTGAAAAATGGGACCACATACCAAGGCATCTTCAAGACCTTGAGCTCTAAG TTTGAGCTGGCCGTCGATGCCGTACACAAGAAGACAAGCGACCAGGCCTCAGGGCCGAAGCGCGAGGATATTGTGGACACCATGATTTTTAAAAATAGCGATGTGATGCATGTCCACTTCCGCAACGTAGATTTCAGCTACGCCACAAAAG ATAAGTTTACGGATTCTGCTATTGCAACGAACTCCAAAGTGAATGGTGAGCACAAGGAGAAGGTGCTGATGCGCTGGGACGGTGGAGAAACCAACAGCGATGACTTTGACCTGGAGTCCGATCTG TCTAATGGTTGGGATGCAAACGAGATGTTTAAGTTTAACGAAGATAACTATGGAGTGAAGACGACGTATGACAGCAGCCTGTCCTCTTACAC GGTCCCTCTAGAGAAGGACAACTCTGAGGAATTCAGGCAGCGAGAAGCACGTGCCACCCAGCTGGCCCGGGAGATTGAGTCAAGCCCGCAGTACAGGGCACGGATAGCCATAGAGAATGATGAGTTgcggacagaggaggagaagcaCAGTGCTGTTCTGAGGCCTAGCTCTGACCGTGACAGCCCCAGCCTCAGCTCTAG AGATGGAAAATACAATCCTCTACCACAGAGGGTCAGAGATGGATCGCGGGGAGCTCTCCGAACAAACTCCTCCAGAGGCAGGGCCGGAATGGGAATGGGTTCACGAACAACACCTCAGCATTACCCGGAATCTAGCTCCAGCCCTGTTCCTGAACAGCGGGGCATCAATGGAG GACCTTCAAGGATGTCTCCTAAATCTCAGCGCCCTATCCGGTCTACTAAGCCTTTGTCCACTCCGTCCAGTCGTCCTATAGAAGTGTCTACTTCCCCATCAG CTGCCTCCAGGGTGTACACCCCGCTGtctccaaaatctgcctcctctGCCAGTTCCATGGATTCATCTTCTCAGTCATCAACCCCGGATCCCCGACCTGCTGTGGAGAGCGGCATCTCCACCAAGCCCGCGTCTCCAAAGAATGTCACTTCCAGCTTACTAGGAGAAG GCAAAGATGCTCAAGCATCTGTCAAAGAGCCAAGCAGGACCGTGGAGCAGAGCTCCCCATGTGACGCTGCCAAGCCACCATGCAAAG TGTTGCAAACTGAGCAGAAAAGGAATCAGCTGGATGAACTACGCAAATTTGGAGCTGAATTCCGG CTTCAAGCAAGTCCTTGCCCAGAGGCCTCGGTAGAATCCCTGCCATTAAGACAGAGGGAACATTTAGAAAGTAAAGTCTCCCCAGTGGATCCTGGTCACACTGAGGCACCCGAATCGCGCGACCTGGGACAGAAAATTCCTGAAGTGGTTGAAGAGACCAAAGAGGAGCGCGTATGTGAGAGCAGTGAGCGCCAGGAAGAAGTGGCCAGTCCTGCCAGCAAAACGGAACctgaggagaaggaggagcaagTGGTGTGCGA ccaaGTGAAGAAATCTACTTTGAATCCTAATGCTAAGGAATTTAATCCTGCGAAGTCGCTCCTGGCTGTG AACAAAGCAACTAGCACCCCTACATCTCCAGGCCCTAGAAACCATTCCTCCACTACTACAATCCCGATGCTGACTGCTGGCCAGAGTGGTGTCTACAGCCCGTACATCTCATACATCCCGCCGATCCATATGAGCCCAGCCGTTCAG gctccCCAGATGTATCCATACCCGGTGTCTAACTCTGTGCCCGGCCAGCAGGGAAAATATAGGACAAAAG GTCCTCCCCCGCGATCTGACCAGCCCAACACCGCTCCTCCCATCATGCAGGCGGCAGCTGCAGCTGGTCCTCCCCTTGTGGCGGCTACACCTTACCCTTCCTATATCTCCTATAGCCCCCAACAATTCCCTGGACAGCCAACAATGATGCAGCCCATGGCTCATTATCCCTCCCAG CCGGTATTTGCTCAGATGCTGCAGGGTAATCCTCGTATGATCGCCTCTGGGAATCATCCACAAGCCTTAGTATCATCATCTAATCCCCAGTACCAGCCCACAGAGCAACCTACACCCCAAACTCTATATG CAACGGTCCACCAGTCTTACTCCCATCATGCACCTCAGCTGCACCCACAGCCGGCTAGCACCCCTACCCAGAGCCAGCAGCAGTCTCAGCATGCCAACCCTAGCCCTGTGCAG CACCAGGCTGGCCAACCTCCACACCTAGGCAGTGGTCAGCCCCAACAGAACTTGTACCACACAGCAGCCTTGACTGCAACGCCTCCCTCCCTGACCCCTGGACCCACAGCTCAGTCCCCTCAGAGCACCTACCCCCAGCAGGCCGTGTATGCAATTCATGCCCACCAGCAGCTGCAGCATGGCTACACAAACATGTCTCATGTGGCTCAG GCACATGTACAGACTGGAATAACTGGTGCCCCTCCTCCCCATCCTGGTGCCCCTCACCCACCACATCCTGGTGCCCCTCATCCAACTCCTGTCATGCTTCTGCACCCTTCACAGACACATGGAGGCCCTCCACAAGCAGCAGTTTCACAGACTGGTGTATCCACACCttctccatatacatatataccacacCCCCAAG TTCAGTCACATCCGTCCCAGCAACTCCCGTTTCATCCTCCTGGTAACTGA
- the ATXN2L gene encoding ataxin-2-like protein isoform X3, whose product MLHFLTAVVGSTCDVKVKNGTTYQGIFKTLSSKFELAVDAVHKKTSDQASGPKREDIVDTMIFKNSDVMHVHFRNVDFSYATKDKFTDSAIATNSKVNGEHKEKVLMRWDGGETNSDDFDLESDLVSTGDKSNGWDANEMFKFNEDNYGVKTTYDSSLSSYTVPLEKDNSEEFRQREARATQLAREIESSPQYRARIAIENDELRTEEEKHSAVLRPSSDRDSPSLSSRDGKYNPLPQRVRDGSRGALRTNSSRGRAGMGMGSRTTPQHYPESSSSPVPEQRGINGGPSRMSPKSQRPIRSTKPLSTPSSRPIEVSTSPSAASRVYTPLSPKSASSASSMDSSSQSSTPDPRPAVESGISTKPASPKNVTSSLLGEGKDAQASVKEPSRTVEQSSPCDAAKPPCKVLQTEQKRNQLDELRKFGAEFRLQASPCPEASVESLPLRQREHLESKVSPVDPGHTEAPESRDLGQKIPEVVEETKEERVCESSERQEEVASPASKTEPEEKEEQVVCDQVKKSTLNPNAKEFNPAKSLLAVNKATSTPTSPGPRNHSSTTTIPMLTAGQSGVYSPYISYIPPIHMSPAVQAPQMYPYPVSNSVPGQQGKYRTKGPPPRSDQPNTAPPIMQAAAAAGPPLVAATPYPSYISYSPQQFPGQPTMMQPMAHYPSQPVFAQMLQGNPRMIASGNHPQALVSSSNPQYQPTEQPTPQTLYATVHQSYSHHAPQLHPQPASTPTQSQQQSQHANPSPVQHQAGQPPHLGSGQPQQNLYHTAALTATPPSLTPGPTAQSPQSTYPQQAVYAIHAHQQLQHGYTNMSHVAQAHVQTGITGAPPPHPGAPHPPHPGAPHPTPVMLLHPSQTHGGPPQAAVSQTGVSTPSPYTYIPHPQVQSHPSQQLPFHPPGN is encoded by the exons atgctgcattttttaactGCTGTAGTG GGCTCAACGTGTGACGTAAAGGTGAAAAATGGGACCACATACCAAGGCATCTTCAAGACCTTGAGCTCTAAG TTTGAGCTGGCCGTCGATGCCGTACACAAGAAGACAAGCGACCAGGCCTCAGGGCCGAAGCGCGAGGATATTGTGGACACCATGATTTTTAAAAATAGCGATGTGATGCATGTCCACTTCCGCAACGTAGATTTCAGCTACGCCACAAAAG ATAAGTTTACGGATTCTGCTATTGCAACGAACTCCAAAGTGAATGGTGAGCACAAGGAGAAGGTGCTGATGCGCTGGGACGGTGGAGAAACCAACAGCGATGACTTTGACCTGGAGTCCGATCTGGTGAGCACTGGGGACAAG TCTAATGGTTGGGATGCAAACGAGATGTTTAAGTTTAACGAAGATAACTATGGAGTGAAGACGACGTATGACAGCAGCCTGTCCTCTTACAC GGTCCCTCTAGAGAAGGACAACTCTGAGGAATTCAGGCAGCGAGAAGCACGTGCCACCCAGCTGGCCCGGGAGATTGAGTCAAGCCCGCAGTACAGGGCACGGATAGCCATAGAGAATGATGAGTTgcggacagaggaggagaagcaCAGTGCTGTTCTGAGGCCTAGCTCTGACCGTGACAGCCCCAGCCTCAGCTCTAG AGATGGAAAATACAATCCTCTACCACAGAGGGTCAGAGATGGATCGCGGGGAGCTCTCCGAACAAACTCCTCCAGAGGCAGGGCCGGAATGGGAATGGGTTCACGAACAACACCTCAGCATTACCCGGAATCTAGCTCCAGCCCTGTTCCTGAACAGCGGGGCATCAATGGAG GACCTTCAAGGATGTCTCCTAAATCTCAGCGCCCTATCCGGTCTACTAAGCCTTTGTCCACTCCGTCCAGTCGTCCTATAGAAGTGTCTACTTCCCCATCAG CTGCCTCCAGGGTGTACACCCCGCTGtctccaaaatctgcctcctctGCCAGTTCCATGGATTCATCTTCTCAGTCATCAACCCCGGATCCCCGACCTGCTGTGGAGAGCGGCATCTCCACCAAGCCCGCGTCTCCAAAGAATGTCACTTCCAGCTTACTAGGAGAAG GCAAAGATGCTCAAGCATCTGTCAAAGAGCCAAGCAGGACCGTGGAGCAGAGCTCCCCATGTGACGCTGCCAAGCCACCATGCAAAG TGTTGCAAACTGAGCAGAAAAGGAATCAGCTGGATGAACTACGCAAATTTGGAGCTGAATTCCGG CTTCAAGCAAGTCCTTGCCCAGAGGCCTCGGTAGAATCCCTGCCATTAAGACAGAGGGAACATTTAGAAAGTAAAGTCTCCCCAGTGGATCCTGGTCACACTGAGGCACCCGAATCGCGCGACCTGGGACAGAAAATTCCTGAAGTGGTTGAAGAGACCAAAGAGGAGCGCGTATGTGAGAGCAGTGAGCGCCAGGAAGAAGTGGCCAGTCCTGCCAGCAAAACGGAACctgaggagaaggaggagcaagTGGTGTGCGA ccaaGTGAAGAAATCTACTTTGAATCCTAATGCTAAGGAATTTAATCCTGCGAAGTCGCTCCTGGCTGTG AACAAAGCAACTAGCACCCCTACATCTCCAGGCCCTAGAAACCATTCCTCCACTACTACAATCCCGATGCTGACTGCTGGCCAGAGTGGTGTCTACAGCCCGTACATCTCATACATCCCGCCGATCCATATGAGCCCAGCCGTTCAG gctccCCAGATGTATCCATACCCGGTGTCTAACTCTGTGCCCGGCCAGCAGGGAAAATATAGGACAAAAG GTCCTCCCCCGCGATCTGACCAGCCCAACACCGCTCCTCCCATCATGCAGGCGGCAGCTGCAGCTGGTCCTCCCCTTGTGGCGGCTACACCTTACCCTTCCTATATCTCCTATAGCCCCCAACAATTCCCTGGACAGCCAACAATGATGCAGCCCATGGCTCATTATCCCTCCCAG CCGGTATTTGCTCAGATGCTGCAGGGTAATCCTCGTATGATCGCCTCTGGGAATCATCCACAAGCCTTAGTATCATCATCTAATCCCCAGTACCAGCCCACAGAGCAACCTACACCCCAAACTCTATATG CAACGGTCCACCAGTCTTACTCCCATCATGCACCTCAGCTGCACCCACAGCCGGCTAGCACCCCTACCCAGAGCCAGCAGCAGTCTCAGCATGCCAACCCTAGCCCTGTGCAG CACCAGGCTGGCCAACCTCCACACCTAGGCAGTGGTCAGCCCCAACAGAACTTGTACCACACAGCAGCCTTGACTGCAACGCCTCCCTCCCTGACCCCTGGACCCACAGCTCAGTCCCCTCAGAGCACCTACCCCCAGCAGGCCGTGTATGCAATTCATGCCCACCAGCAGCTGCAGCATGGCTACACAAACATGTCTCATGTGGCTCAG GCACATGTACAGACTGGAATAACTGGTGCCCCTCCTCCCCATCCTGGTGCCCCTCACCCACCACATCCTGGTGCCCCTCATCCAACTCCTGTCATGCTTCTGCACCCTTCACAGACACATGGAGGCCCTCCACAAGCAGCAGTTTCACAGACTGGTGTATCCACACCttctccatatacatatataccacacCCCCAAG TTCAGTCACATCCGTCCCAGCAACTCCCGTTTCATCCTCCTGGTAACTGA